From the genome of Denticeps clupeoides chromosome 4, fDenClu1.1, whole genome shotgun sequence, one region includes:
- the LOC114788985 gene encoding uncharacterized protein LOC114788985: MSQSRTTLPTMLLLSTGLGLLTRLLSPVQLSRPRSALSGMYGTRLYGGGGGKPGRRAGPPLLENHHHPVPPHHTHIAPQNYPLVYQGRLEGHRPHYQALPHPHYQPSGHAHHGKKKTWNFIHEKMTYDTFFTMKRLIDRSRSVDEVLRWVTQNPNKISHNHYPIALQKIGQLLLLQQAGSGTAGGGGAPADGGMATSPGGVRGDSPCRQIADHPDFQTLCDAIVNDCAKFDNFSIVNCLYAVAALGLPSDSQIVQVLEAESQGRLSQFNQKDLSMVFSSSMKLHPSSQHPLIEACLSGLEKNVERERHPQTLFLLLSYYRTKWRALQASGDGPSPEQLLLNRKILRLVKHTLCNVSSVRDHEMALLDEMLSACVREASNKSLELIFSSHLFYQNRQEKFISSLADELPKKVDSITPYTMALIAKYVARHRLRETRLLDTIAEFLVKKGEYLDSKVIQKLVFPFSRMSYRPANEAQFFTKLEVVLELKALSSPLATVNILMSLFQLGHFPGLVLHRVFSPSFISNVTNSPYALIVRRYLSLLDAAVELEHRDYSGPRLQDSHKVLMFDHALTADEVNRKYSYKGLVAEALRQLVGEHGFKQDEVLPPGYYTDFLLWIDSSGRVLPIRITLGGAHVGVAPKSADGLVTIATLTSDFQKFSPFVPSLKDGIDKQPADESAFLPAHIRAPPAGTQRGGSNGGVGLDYSPYYTSPDYYTSLAKEHSLESQDSSTLSSPSDCLAQAGPTAAGTAAAPDSLFQFSIGKILEDETGAAIPSGVAPVPSCELTSFYEGVSYPEGVETEIVPASNPQLHPTDHPDAQRVATEQQIKRVIMSVNDKWHYCHNSTVLVGSRAMRDRHLQLLGYHILQLPYLELEKLNGIEEVKQYLHKKLLDVSL; the protein is encoded by the exons ATGTCCCAGAGCCGGACCACCCTGCCTaccatgctgctgctgtccaCTGGCCTTGGCCTCCTAACGAGACTCCTGTCGCCCGTGCAGCTCTCCAGGCCGCGCAGCGCTCTGAGCGGCATGTACGGCACGCGCCTGTACGGCGGCGGTGGGGGCAAACCTGGCCGGCGTGCTGGCCCCCCGCTGCTGGAGAACCACCACCACCCGgttcctccacaccacacacacatcgcGCCTCAGAACTACCCACTTGTCTACCAGGGTCGTCTGGAGGGTCATCGGCCACACTACCAAGCACTGCCACACCCCCACTACCAGCCcagcggccacgcccaccatgGCAAGAAGAAGACGTGGAACTTCATCCACGAGAAGATGACGTACGACACGTTCTTCACGATGAAGCGGCTGATCGACCGCTCGCGCAGTGTGGATGAGGTTCTCCGCTGGGTCACGCAGAACCCTAACAAGATCTCGCATAACCACTACCCCATTGCCCTGCAGAAGATcgggcagctgctgctgctccagcagGCCGGGAGTGGCACTGCTGGGGGAGGCGGGGCCCCAGCAGATGGGGGCATGGCCACCTCTCCCGGTGGGGTGCGTGGTGACAGCCCCTGCCGGCAGATCGCGGACCATCCAGACTTCCAGACGCTGTGCGACGCCATCGTGAATGACTGCGCCAAGTTCGACAACTTCAGCATCGTCAACTGCCTGTACGCCGTGGCGGCGCTGG gtTTACCCAGTGACTCTCAGATCGTTCAAGTCCTGGAGGCGGAGTCCCAGGGCCGTCTGTCCCAGTTCAACCAGAAGGACCTGTCCATGGTGTTCAGTAGCAGCATGAAGCTGCACCCGTCCAGCCAGCACCCTCTGATCGAGGCCTGCTTGTCGGGGCTGGAGAAGAACGTGGAGCGAGAGCGCCACCCGCAGAccctcttcctgctgctgtcctACTACCGCACCAAGTGGCGGGCGCTGCAGGCATCGGGGGACGGCCCGTCTCCGGAGCAGCTCCTCCTCAACCGGAAGATCCTGCGGCTGGTCAAGCACACACTGTGCAACGTTAGCAGCGTCCGCGACCACGAGATGGCGCTGCTGGACGAGATGCTGTCGGCCTGCGTCCGCGAGGCCAGCAACAAGAGCCTGGAGCTCATCTTCAGCTCCCACCTCTTCTACCAGAACCGCCAGGAGAAATTCATCAGCAGCCTCGCCG ACGAGCTGCCCAAAAAGGTGGACAGCATCACCCCATACACCATGGCCCTCATCGCCAAATATGTGGCCCGGCACCGCCTCCGCGAGACCCGCCTCCTCGACACCATCGCCGAGTTCCTGGTGAAGAAGGGCGAGTATCTGGACAGCAAG GTCATCCAGAAGCTGGTTTTCCCCTTCAGCCGGATGAGCTACCGGCCGGCAAATGAGGCTCAGTTCTTCACCAAGCTGGAGGTGGTTCTGGAGCTGAAGGCCCTGAGTTCTCCTCTGGCCACCGTCAACATCCTGATGTCCCTCTTCCAGCTGGGCCATTTCCCTGGACTCGTTCTGCACCGTGTCTTCTCCCCGTCCTTCATCAGCAATGTCACAA ATAGTCCGTACGCTCTGATCGTTCGCCGTTACCTCTCTCTGCTGGACGCGGCGGTGGAGCTGGAGCACAGGGACTATTCTGGACCGCGCCTACAGGACTCCCACAAAGTGCTGATGTTCGACCACGCCCTGACTGCAGATGAGGTCAATCGCAAATACAG TTATAAGGGCCTGGTTGCTGAGGCTCTCCGGCAGCTGGTTGGGGAACATGGCTTCAAACAGGACGAGGTGCTTCCTCCAGGATATTACACAG ATTTCCTGTTGTGGATTGACAGCTCAGGACGAGTTCTCCCAATAAGGATAACTTTAGGGGGCGCACATGTGGGTGTGGCTCCCAAATCAGCAGATGGCCTAGTCACCATCGCCACCCTTACCTCCGACTTCCAGAAGTTTTCTCCTTTTGTCCCTTCCCTGAAGGATGGGATCGACAAACAACCAGCCGATGAATCGGCTTTTCTCCCAGCCCACATTCGAGCCCCACCTGCTGGTACTCAAAGGGGCGGCTCTAATGGTGGAGTCGGACTGGACTACAGTCCGTACTACACCTCCCCAGATTACTACACCAGTCTGGCCAAAGAACACTCTCTGGAGAGTCAGGACAGCTCCACCCTAAGCAGCCCGTCGGACTGCCTTGCCCAGGCGGGTCCCACCGCTGCTGGGACAGCTGCGGCTCCGGACTCCCTCTTCCAGTTCTCCATCGGGAAGATCCTGGAGGATGAGACAGGAGCCGCCATCCCGTCTGGAGTTGCTCCAGTGCCCAGCTGTGAGCTGACCAGTTTTTATGAAGGTGTGTCTTACCCAGAGGGTGTGGAGACTGAGATTGTGCCCGCCTCCAATCCCCAGCTCCACCCCACTGATCACCCGGATGCACAGAGGGTTGCAACAGAGCAACAAATCAAAAG GGTCATCATGTCTGTGAATGACAAATGGCACTACTGCCACAACTCCACCGTGCTGGTGGGCTCCCGAGCCATGAGGGACCGCCAcctgcagctgctgggctacCACATATTACAG tTGCCCtacctggagctggagaagctgaATGGGATAGAAGAAGTGAAACAGTACCTTCACAAGAAGCTCCTGGATGTGTCTTTATGA